The Halorhodospira halophila genomic interval CCCTGGCCCAGCCCCGGACCCAGGGCGACCACGCTGGCGCGGCTGAGCAGCGGCGCCAGCTCCTCGGCGCGATCGATGCCGTAGGCCATGACCGCCGGACACGGACCCACCACCGCCGGCACGTGCTCCGGGCGCGTCGCCACGCTCACCAGCCCGGCGCCGCTGCGCCCCGCCGCCTCGGCGGCCAGGCGCACCGCACCGGCCATACCGCGATCCCCGCCGACCACCAGCACATGCCCCTGCTGCCCCTTGTGCGCATCCCGCGGCCGGGGCGGCAGCAACGCGCCGACATCCGCCGGTGTCGCCTGCCACGCATGGGGCAACTCCGCGCCGGCGGTCCACGTCGCCGTACCGAGATCGTCGAAGACCACCGCCCCGGCGCAGGCCGGGCCGCGACCGGTGAACAGCCCACTCTTGCGGGCGACGAAGGTCGCGGTAAGCTGCGCCCGGACCGCGACCCCCATCTCGGCCCCGGTGCGCCCGTGGATGCCGGAGGGGATATCCACCGACGCCACCGGCGCGGGGGTGGCATTGACGGCCGTCACCGCCTCGGCGAACGCCCCGCTCACCGGCCGATCCAGCCCGGTGCCGAGCAGCGCGTCGACGATCACGTCGACCCCGTCCAGGGCCTCGGGCTCGAACGGTCGACAGATCCCGCCCCCGTCTAGGTAACGCTGCGCGTGGCGGGCCGCATCCCCGCTCAGCCGCTCCGGCGGCACCAGGTAGAGGACCTCCACCGCCAGCCCGGCCCGGCCGGCCAGACGGGCCACCACGTATCCGTCACCACCGTTGTTGCCGCCGCCGCAGACCACGGCCAACCGCCCTGCCCCCGGCCAACGCTGGCGCATCTCCTGCCAGAGCCGCCGGCCGGCACGGTCCATGAGCACCTCGCCGGCGATACCGGCACGGATGGCCGCCTGATCCAGGCGGGCCACTTGGTCGGGGGTGTAGAGCTCACGCATGGGGTTCTGCTCGCCTCCAGGTCGAACGCGCACGGCGGGGGGGGGTTCCCCCCGGCCCCGGAACGCTCCATTCTGAACGGTCTATGCCCGACGCTGAACCGACCGCACTCCAG includes:
- a CDS encoding NAD(P)H-hydrate epimerase → MRELYTPDQVARLDQAAIRAGIAGEVLMDRAGRRLWQEMRQRWPGAGRLAVVCGGGNNGGDGYVVARLAGRAGLAVEVLYLVPPERLSGDAARHAQRYLDGGGICRPFEPEALDGVDVIVDALLGTGLDRPVSGAFAEAVTAVNATPAPVASVDIPSGIHGRTGAEMGVAVRAQLTATFVARKSGLFTGRGPACAGAVVFDDLGTATWTAGAELPHAWQATPADVGALLPPRPRDAHKGQQGHVLVVGGDRGMAGAVRLAAEAAGRSGAGLVSVATRPEHVPAVVGPCPAVMAYGIDRAEELAPLLSRASVVALGPGLGQG